A stretch of Lactuca sativa cultivar Salinas chromosome 6, Lsat_Salinas_v11, whole genome shotgun sequence DNA encodes these proteins:
- the LOC111911436 gene encoding uncharacterized protein LOC111911436 encodes MRGDHKEPTIILEAIESHDLWIWHAFFGPAGANNDINVLDQSPVFNDIYLGKSHDVPFQANGVAYKRGYYLTDDIYHPLYVFVKSFTCPKDPKSKKFKEAQESARKDVERAFGVLKRRCEGRAICRYNENEVLPNVEGVAVGTQEYRVNRREVHNRDIHQALRDDLVEHFYRAHIQPPYELSHDDLFDESDEDSDMFVESEDSDDESDTGENDADDQGDDEDDDFK; translated from the exons ATGAGAGGCGACCACAAAGAGCCGACGATCATTCTAGAGGCTATCGAATCACATGATCTTTGGATATGGCATGCATTCTTTGGTCCAGCTGGTGCAAACAACGACATCAACGTGTTAGACCAGTCGCCTGTATTCAACGATATCTACCTTGGAAAGTCACACGATGTACCTTTTCAAGCAAATGGGGTAGCATATAAGCGTGGATACTATCTTACTGACGATATATATCATCCCTTGTATGTTTTTGTGAAATCGTTTACATGTCCTAAAGACCCGAAAAGCAAAAAGTTTAAAGAGGCGCAAGAGTCAGCTAGGAAGGATGTGGAGCGAGCATTTGGTGTACTTAAGAGACGTTG cGAAGGAAGAGCGATATGCCGATACAACGAAAATGAAGTTTTGCCAAATGTCGAAGGAGTAGCCGTTGGTACACAAGAGTATAGGGTGAATAGAAGAGAAGTACACAATCGTGACATTCATCAGGCCCTTCGTGATGATTTGGTTGAGCACTTTTATAGGGCTCATATTCAGCCCCCGTACGAGTTATCtcacgatgatttgtttgacgaatCAGACGAGGATTCTGATATGTTCGTCGAGAGTGAAGATTCCGACGACGAGAGTGACACTGGGGAGAATGATGCTGACGATCAAGGCGATGACGAAGACGATGATTTCAAGTGA